Proteins encoded within one genomic window of Salvia splendens isolate huo1 unplaced genomic scaffold, SspV2 ctg1018, whole genome shotgun sequence:
- the LOC121788343 gene encoding succinate dehydrogenase assembly factor 2, mitochondrial-like, giving the protein HFSLCLIISVLYPLQENPDLWKWLTSQEEPPEAVKVNPIFIAVWQKVTSNLENHAAPGTRATPGQSWVRGWDDFKKGRDGPISGNQ; this is encoded by the exons CACTTCTCTTTGTGCTTAATCATATCTGTTCTTTATCCTCTACAGGAAAATCCCGATCTGTGGAAGTGGCTGACCAGCCAGGAGGAACCCCCTGAGGCAGTGAAAGTAAATCCT ATATTCATTGCTGTGTGGCAAAAGGTGACTAGCAATCTTGAAAATCATGCTGCACCAGGAACTCGTGCTACGCCTGGTCAGTCTTGGGTGAGAGGCTGGGATGACTTCAAGAAGGGTCGAGACGGCCCTATTTCTGGAAACCAGTAG
- the LOC121788344 gene encoding uncharacterized protein LOC121788344 — MRVASKQAYICRDCGYIYNDRTPFEKLADNYSAPVCGAPKRRFRPYAPDVSKNANSTDVRKARKEQIKRDEAIGQALPFAIALGAAALIALYFYLNTHIYVNRITIIMDLL, encoded by the exons ATGCGTGTTGCTTCCAAGCAAGCCTACATCTGCCGCGATTGCGG GTATATCTACAATGACAGAACACCTTTTGAGAAACTGGCTGATAACTATTCTGCCCCTG TATGTGGTGCCCCAAAAAGGAGATTCAGGCCATATGCGCCAGATGTTTCTAAAAATGCAAACAGCACAGATGTTCGAAAAGCCAGGAAAGAACAGATTAAGAGAGACGAAGCTATCGG GCAGGCATTGCCCTTCGCAATAGCACTTGGAGCGGCAGCATTGATTGCCCTATATTTCTACCTCAACACCCACATCTACGTTAATAGGATAACTATCATT ATGGATCTTCTATAA